caagACACACGAGAGAAACTTTGCTCCCTGCGAGTTCTTTCACACTGATTGAGATTTTGCGATTTCGAGATGTcatttctctcactctctttttcGAATGATACGCACAATTTGCCCGATTCTGTACTAAGATGCATCTGTGTTTTAGTTGATATTTTTCCACGGATTGGGTGACACAGGGTAAGTCTTTCAAATTCTCAACGTATTACTGTACGACACGATAGAGAGGTCTCGTTTACAGTGCTTGACACTACTTGTTACACCGACCGTTATTTTTAGACATGGATGGGCAAGTTCCATGGCTGCTGTACGATCCCCTCACATCAAAGTCATTTGTCCTACTGCGTATGTTAATATTCTTTGATATTATAATCAGGATAACAGGTAAACTACAAATTGCTACACGACTCATTGCTTTCAGGCCTACAATGCCGGTGACGCTCAACACAGGGTTCAGAATGCCTTCCTGGTGAGTGTGACATTGAATATGTCCTATGCCCCGTCACAACGACAATTACTCACCCGTCCGTCGTATCGCGTATCGCGCAAATGCAGGTTCGACTTGCTGTCCTTGGACTCGACTGGCCCCGAGGATGAGGAGGGTATACGCAAAGCTGCCGATATGGTTCACTCGTTGATAGCGGAGGAAGTCGCCGCCGGGATATCCACGAAACGCATCGTTCTCGGGGGATTCAGTCAAGGTGGTGCACTAGCTATGTTCAGCGCTCTCACATTCCCAGAGCCTCTAGCCGGTATCATAGCCCTGTCCTCGTGGCTTCCTTTACACAAAAAGTTTCCGGCGGTAAGTACACTGCTGCGTCGCACTCGAGTCGAATATCGAACTCCATTCCGTACTTCCATTTTCAGGAGGCGATAGGTAACAAGAGCACTCCGCTGTTGCAAGGTCACGGCGACTGCGATCCCATGGTGCCATACAGATGGGGCCAGATGACGGCCTCTCTCCTGAAACAGTTTATGACGCAGACGGAATTTAAAACCTACAGAGGAATGATGCATACGTCCTGCGAGGAGGTGAGACAGCTCGAGATTCAAAGAGACATGTCTCAACGCACTGTTAGAAACTGCGGTATCGTCCCTTTCGCCTTGCTCTCCCCCGTTATACtataatcgattattttcGCAGGAAATGCGCGACGTCAAGAAGTTCATCGAGAAGGTTCTCAAGCCGTAATAGATCGACTCGAGTACACGTTCAGACTTTAATGGCTACTCTGAGTATCTGTAGTACCACATTACATTCGATTCCGATTACTttaagattaataatttaaccgAGTTGCGCGAATTCGAATAAAGAAAAACGTCGGTCAACGACGGATAAATATCGtggaaaaattgagaaatacaCTCAGTGCTGCGTAGAAAGGAGACATACTTTTTAGATAAATATacttgtttatatttatagtttctctctctctctttctctctttatacacacacacatacgcgtgATATGTGTTATActtgcgtgtgcgtgcgcgtatgatttgaatttaaatatttcattatataccAAAGCGTTCGTGTAGCAATACTACGAGTTAATCAGGTGGCTCTCGAGATGTGTCCTTTTAGTAtgcatctatatatatatttattggtGCATTCCTGATTCTTTCATACTTGTGACGTAGCAGTTGAgacaaaagtattatttatatccacTCGCATCGATACAGCGATACGTATTAAAGCGTGATAAACGATAAGAATGCTCCATGTTTTGTTCAATCTTATAGTTTTCCGGCTTGTAACAGTACTTTGCATGTAATCGCGCTAGATTTAAGATTGAGTTACGCCAGTATTACCGCGAGGAGCTTTTCTCTCATCGACGAAATTTGCACTCCTTCGCACATGCTTCTGTCGTCATGTCTGATGAATTATGTATCTGATTTGAACGCGAACAAAATATACGTCCACGAGATACTTTAGTGATTCGCGCGATTTCGTGAGCAGCTCGCCATGTTTTAGCATTTAAATATCCGTTATATGCGAATTTAATCCTGCGACATGATGCAAAGAAacactgctgctgctgctgctgctgctgtcgccgccgccgccgccgctgctgctgcctGCTGTTACTACAATTATTACTAGTATTACTACCTACCACTACTAATACACTACTTATACTACTATTactaacaaataatttttgtagcGGGTATTGTCTAGGAGACAATGACGTGGCTATGTAATCTGTGATTACGCATCGTCGAAACTCGTCATATTGCCATTTGTAATCCAGCGTAATGTAAATCCAGGATTTCCTAAACTTGCACGTACGCATATTAACCGATTACGATCAGACGTGGATGCTCTGAAAGAGTTTCACAGCTttctactattattattttcgaggAATACGTTTGCCCGATCTTCATATCTGCTTTGATATTTCTGGTTATTTCGAAGCGATAAGAAAATACGCAAGTCACTCAGAAAATAAATGACAAGCCGGTCGTTATGATAAAGAAATAAGGAATAAGGCGATAAGGAAATGCACAAGTCATTCAGAAAATAAATGACAAACCGGTCGTTATGAATTTCGAGTTTGGGAAATCCTATGACGTTCATTATGATACAGAAACTATGTAGGCAcgatattagaatattaaagaagtgtataaaattacattaatgtaTATAGGACAAGTGACACGACGCTCGGTTGATTTGATTATCGGTACCAGCGTGCTCCGCAGCACGAACAATTACATAGTAGACGAGAGAGTAAACGAAGAACAATAAGCTCCAGATATTTTTCACGGATTTTTCTCGACGCGAGTACACATTGCTACTAGTGAAAAAAAGGGATATTAGTATGTAAGTTATGTAATGTTTCATCCATATGAATAAAACGTACAAGTACAAAGTCTCTCTTGTGACGTTGACGTATACTTTTATCTAATAAAAGCATAAGTACATGTACATGTGCGTATGCACatacactgaaaaaaatcaCATTAACGTGAGTGGTGGTGCATCAATAACGTCTCTCGGGCTACTTGAAAAGGCTCGGCGACAACCTTTGGCTCGACAACTCGATACATACACCTACACGATACgtatgatatacatatacacacacgcacacaatactCAAGTCGGCATCGGCAACATCATCCTCGATTGGAATGAGGAGAGTGAGTAAGCAGGAGGTTACAGGTTGGACGAATAGCGCAAACCcgttaaaaagaaattcgTGACAGCCTATCGACATGGCGCGACAAGGTACATTTATTTTGAGTACTGTGGAAAATGGAATTCAAAAAGTGGTGCTGAATAAACCTGCCAAGAAGAATGCACTCTCGATATCGGTAGGTAGAGACGCGCCGAGAGAAACTTGTCACTGTAACGCttgatgtataataaaaaacaatcatGATCAGGCATCTGTTACGCGTTTACTTTTGCAGATGTACGAGGAATTGACGACACTTTTAAACGAATCCGCCAAAAATGAGAAAGTCTTGATATTCGCGCTGACAGGAAACGGCGATTTTTTCAGCAGTGGCAATGATTTAAGCGGTGCTATGACAATAGGAGAAACTGGTATCGACAATGCCAATTTGGCAGTCAAGTAAGTATCAAATGACTCTACATTATATCCGAGATTGTTGAACAAGTACAATATATGCTCAAATAATCGACAGGAATTTCGTCGACGCTCTAATCCTGTATCCGAAACTTTTGATAGCTATCGTAAACGGACCGGCAATAGGAATAGGGTCTACAATGTTAGGGATTTTCGATATAATTTACGCTTCGAGTAAGGTACCTGTCGAGCAATTGACGCACTTTGACGCAGCGTCTTCAGTAAATCAGATCGGCGTTAACGCGAATGTCTCGTATAATTTGCACAGGCATATTTCCAAACACCGTTCAGTTCCCTGGGCCTTGTCGCCGAAGCATGTTCCTCGTACACGTTCCCCAGATTATTGGGACACTCCAAGGTAGGCTAGCAGTTTATCGTTACGTTATACGTTTACGAGATCGCTCATACGTATCAGAAATcacctcttttttttttatgccACTATACCACGATCGCTTTCAACGGTGCAGAATATCTTTACTTAGGCTGGAGATATGCTGTATCTGGGCTACAAGATGAGTGCGCAAGAAGCTAAGCAACGTGGTTTGGTCAGCGAGGTGTACAATCATGAATCCCTCGAGGGAGTATGGAATCATCTCAACCAAGTATCTAAGCTCTCCGCAGAGGTATCATTCTTTTCTCGCGAACAATTCTTGCCCATGTGCCGCCAGAAACAGTCAATCCAAGATCACtaaacgaaaaaataattgatctGTTTCAGTCGATACTGGCGACCAAAAGATTGCTGAGCAAATGGAACAAGGAGACTCTGTTGCACGTTAATGCCGAGGAGATAAAGGAATTGAGAAAACGATTTGACTCTCCCGACTTGCTCGAGAGGCTTCTTAGTTTCTTAACGCGAAAGAATAAGATCTAGAACGAGTAAAAGAATGcttgtattgggttggccaaaaagtaattgcgtttttttttatataaataaaaggcgaatttttcatgggaaacaaaaactttattaaacaatatattgtccatttcgtttgattatcttttgccatttttcaggcaacttcatgattccgcgctcaaaaaaggtcttatctttttcagcaaaaaacaattaaaacaacgatttcatatcctcgtcagcagtaaaggttttaccattcaaggcgttttgcaaagaacgaaacaaatggtaatccgatggtgccgggtctggcgaatatggtggatgtggtaacacgtcccatccaagctgcaacaatttttcacgagtgaccaaacttgtacgtggtctagcgttatcatggtgaaacacaacacctttgcgattcaccaattctcgacgtttctgtttgatggcatcgtttaatttatccagttgacgacagtatacgtctgaattaatggtttgattccttgcaaacagctcaaaatacacaatacctttaaagtcccaccagactggcagcataatctttctttggtgaatatctgcttttcaagtgctttcagcaggttcatcacgcttgctccaccatctttttcgtttgacgttgttgtagacgatccatttttcgtcgcctgttatcatacatttcaaaaatcgatcattttcctcacgtttcaaaagagaatcgcagatgtcaatacgcttagtgagatgaatttctttgagctcatgtggtacctaaatatcgagcttactaatgtatccaagtcgttttaaatggttttcaacactcgatttcgatatgttaagattctcggcaatctcttgtgtcgttaaacgccgattcgaatcgatcagtgcctttattttgtcatcatcaatttcgattggccttcctcagcgtggtgcatctttcacattaaaatctgcagatcgaaatttagtaaaccaattttgacactgccgcagttgtaaagcatcttcgccatatacatcagataactttttatgagcttgcacagcgtttttcccttttcggaagtaataaaacaaaatatgaggaaaatgttctttttgattttccattttgaaatcgacggcaaacaaataattgttaacgaaatcgtgtactttctttttctaaaagaagcttgaactgtgagttgttaacctacataatgaatttgcggtttagaatgaagttagttacatttcaagatatgtatgtccatctattggaaaaaaacgcaattactttttggccaacccaatatattcgCTTGTCGATATGACATTCCATGTTACGGatgttttatatacatatacacagtGGTTTCTATTTTggagtatttttatattcgaccccaagctatccattgagcctactctgaacttgatgcgttcagcggttattgagatctaataatctgagtgtccgcgaaagcgtcgcttcgcgtaacagtacacggtcggtctcgctgcgcatatacttggcacgagacactaccgtgtctcttgaaaaATACAGCGCGCGCGCTACACGTGTGTGTACACGTGTTTacgatataaattgtaaactcTACGGACACACGACGCAATTGTAACGTTTATCCTggtttacaatatatttttacgatttacataatttttcatcTTACCTTAATTAGCCGGCGCGTGTTGCGAAAGAGGCACTGTGGAGCTCTTAAATATGTATGTCATATCGTTGGCTACTTCGGTCAACATGATGTTCTGTAAGGCCAATTGGTGCGTGTGAAAAACAAACACGTTACACGCACGCGGttcgaaatattatacatacctGCATGAGGTCCACTGGAAACGGCTGCTTATAGTGTTGCCACTCGAGAAGCTGATTTATAGTCAAATTTGGTTGGGACGTCTTGTCGCGCAACGTCAATTGACAATCCCGCGTCTCCCTGTGCTCCTCGTTTCGTTCCACGGAAGATACGTGCTCGTTATTCCGACCTGAACAGGGGCAGTTCATTAAATCGTGCGTTAACGAGACGGTATCAGTCGCCAGCGTAAACAAATCCTTCAGTTCTTCGATAGACAATTTCAGGGAACCCAGATGGTTCAGATCCACCACGGATTCACTCAGGCCAGCTTTGCTGATCTGTCTTTGATATATCTTCTCCTCTATCGTGCCCGTCGTCAGCAATCTACAAAACAGTTATTCACCGAGGGGATTACTCGACGACGGGAGTCGCCGCGCGACTCGTACGCTATCGCACGCGAGTTCTCGTACAAACCTGTAAATGTAGACGTCCCTTTTCTGCCCATCTCTCCAGATTCGTGCCATGGCTTGCGCGTCCGATGCGGGATTCCAATCGGAGTCGAATAACACGAGCCTCGACGCTCCGGATAAATTCAGACCAACTCCGCCCGCTTTGGCGCTCAACAGGAAGACCTCTGTAACAATGATCCGTGTGCTGCGATAGCGATCGTGTCACGTTTGTATCGTAGTCAGTTTTTACAAAACTTACTGCTCTCGTCGGTCCGCGTATTAAACTGTTCAATGATCTTGGACCGCGTGGAGCTCAGAGTAGTACCGTCCAATCTCGAGAACTCTAATCCCTCGATACCGCACACGGTCTCGAGCAGATCGAGCGTTTGCGTGTAATAGGAGACCAACACCAGCTTTTCCTCAGTCCTTTTCAAGTTTCTCATCAGCGTTTGCACGACAGTGACTTTCCCGCAGTACTCGGTGAAGTTATCG
The Ooceraea biroi isolate clonal line C1 chromosome 12, Obir_v5.4, whole genome shotgun sequence DNA segment above includes these coding regions:
- the LOC105281551 gene encoding acyl-protein thioesterase 2, encoding MTSPVIISATAKHTATLIFFHGLGDTGHGWASSMAAVRSPHIKVICPTAPTMPVTLNTGFRMPSWFDLLSLDSTGPEDEEGIRKAADMVHSLIAEEVAAGISTKRIVLGGFSQGGALAMFSALTFPEPLAGIIALSSWLPLHKKFPAEAIGNKSTPLLQGHGDCDPMVPYRWGQMTASLLKQFMTQTEFKTYRGMMHTSCEEEMRDVKKFIEKVLKP
- the LOC105281552 gene encoding enoyl-CoA delta isomerase 2, mitochondrial, coding for MARQGTFILSTVENGIQKVVLNKPAKKNALSISMYEELTTLLNESAKNEKVLIFALTGNGDFFSSGNDLSGAMTIGETGIDNANLAVKNFVDALILYPKLLIAIVNGPAIGIGSTMLGIFDIIYASSKAYFQTPFSSLGLVAEACSSYTFPRLLGHSKAGDMLYLGYKMSAQEAKQRGLVSEVYNHESLEGVWNHLNQVSKLSAESILATKRLLSKWNKETLLHVNAEEIKELRKRFDSPDLLERLLSFLTRKNKI